From a single Nocardioides sp. dk884 genomic region:
- a CDS encoding SOS response-associated peptidase has product MCGRYASSRSPEELVEEFDVAETMIEAALEPDYNVAPTKEVYAVLERPPSRESEEPPHRQLRVLRWGLVPSWAKDPSIGNRMINARMETVAEKPAYRKAFAARRCLLPADGYFEWYATSEKGRNGKPVKQPFFIRPRDGGSLAMAGLYEIWRDPDKAEDDPARFRWTCTVITTDAEDSLGRIHDRMPLMVERERWHDWLDPRAAQDRLLDLLTPAEPGRLEAYAVSRAVSNVRNNDPSLVEPLPLEDVPQELVT; this is encoded by the coding sequence ATGTGTGGCCGATACGCCTCGAGCCGGAGCCCCGAGGAGCTCGTCGAGGAGTTCGACGTGGCCGAGACGATGATCGAGGCTGCCCTCGAGCCCGACTACAACGTCGCCCCCACCAAGGAGGTGTACGCCGTCTTGGAGCGTCCGCCGTCGCGGGAGAGCGAGGAGCCGCCGCACCGTCAGCTGCGCGTGCTGCGGTGGGGGCTGGTGCCGTCGTGGGCCAAGGACCCCTCGATCGGCAACCGGATGATCAACGCCCGCATGGAGACGGTCGCGGAGAAGCCGGCGTACCGCAAGGCGTTCGCGGCCCGCCGCTGCCTGCTGCCCGCCGACGGCTACTTCGAGTGGTACGCCACCTCCGAGAAGGGCCGCAACGGCAAGCCCGTGAAGCAGCCGTTCTTCATCCGTCCACGCGACGGCGGCTCGCTGGCGATGGCCGGGCTCTATGAGATCTGGCGCGACCCGGACAAGGCCGAGGACGACCCGGCGCGGTTCCGCTGGACGTGCACCGTGATCACCACCGACGCCGAGGACTCCCTCGGGCGCATCCACGACCGGATGCCGCTCATGGTCGAGCGCGAGCGCTGGCACGACTGGCTCGACCCGCGGGCCGCGCAGGACAGGCTGCTGGACCTGCTGACGCCGGCCGAGCCGGGCCGGCTGGAGGCGTACGCCGTGTCCCGCGCGGTCAGCAACGTGCGCAACAACGACCCGTCGTTGGTCGAGCCGCTTCCGCTCGAGGACGTCCCCCAGGAGCTGGTGACATGA
- a CDS encoding CBS domain-containing protein, with protein MNIDDVMRAKERPEVVTIRPEADVRELLVLLAEHNIGAVVVSTDAETLAGIVSERDVVRHLHDDGTVADTTVGAIMTVDVETCAPDTDLDAVMQTMTDRRVRHLPVLRDGVLVGVVSIGDVVKHKIGQLQFERDELDRYVHQS; from the coding sequence ATGAACATCGACGACGTCATGCGGGCCAAGGAGCGGCCCGAGGTGGTCACGATCCGCCCTGAGGCCGATGTCCGGGAGCTGCTCGTGCTGCTCGCCGAGCACAACATCGGCGCGGTCGTCGTCAGCACCGACGCCGAGACGCTCGCGGGCATCGTCAGCGAACGCGACGTCGTACGCCACCTGCACGACGACGGCACGGTGGCCGACACCACCGTCGGCGCGATCATGACGGTCGACGTCGAGACCTGCGCCCCCGACACCGACCTGGACGCCGTGATGCAGACGATGACCGACCGCCGGGTGCGGCACCTGCCGGTGCTGCGCGACGGAGTCCTGGTCGGCGTGGTCAGCATCGGCGACGTCGTGAAGCACAAGATCGGCCAGCTGCAGTTCGAGCGCGACGAGCTCGACCGCTACGTGCACCAGTCCTGA
- a CDS encoding FKBP-type peptidyl-prolyl cis-trans isomerase yields MNKPEIDFPDFDAPSDLVITDLTVGEGEEAKAGQTVTVHYVGVAHSTGEQFDASYDRGEPLTFRLGVGQVIAGWDTGVQGMKVGGRRQLVIPPHLGYGDRGAGRDIKPGETLIFVCDLVAVR; encoded by the coding sequence ATGAACAAGCCTGAGATCGACTTCCCTGACTTCGACGCCCCGTCCGACCTGGTCATCACCGACCTCACCGTCGGTGAGGGCGAGGAGGCCAAGGCCGGCCAGACCGTGACCGTGCACTACGTGGGGGTTGCGCACTCGACCGGCGAGCAGTTCGACGCCTCCTACGACCGCGGCGAGCCGCTGACGTTCCGCCTGGGCGTCGGCCAGGTCATCGCCGGGTGGGACACCGGCGTGCAGGGCATGAAGGTCGGCGGCCGTCGCCAGCTCGTCATCCCCCCGCACCTGGGGTACGGCGACCGCGGCGCGGGTCGCGACATCAAGCCCGGCGAGACGCTGATCTTCGTGTGCGACCTGGTCGCCGTGCGCTGA
- a CDS encoding GrpB family protein: protein MPTPREPRRPDVTTAELIGGVEKRDLLLEEYQPGWPEAFASHERRIREALGPIAQVEHIGSTSVPGLAAKPIIDILVVVEDITGEEDYLSQLVDAGYELRVREPGHRMVRTSARDIHVHIVEAGDPAADDYLLLRDHLRAHPDDRALYERTKRSLIAEDWVDMNAYAEAKTEVIAAIKARARRLA from the coding sequence GTGCCCACTCCACGCGAACCTCGTCGGCCCGATGTCACCACGGCAGAGCTCATCGGCGGCGTGGAGAAGCGCGACCTCCTTCTGGAGGAGTATCAGCCAGGTTGGCCGGAGGCGTTCGCAAGCCATGAACGACGCATCCGCGAGGCGCTCGGACCGATCGCCCAGGTCGAGCACATCGGGTCGACCTCTGTGCCAGGGCTGGCTGCGAAGCCCATCATCGACATCCTCGTCGTGGTCGAGGACATCACGGGCGAGGAGGACTATCTCAGCCAGCTGGTCGACGCAGGCTACGAACTTCGAGTCCGGGAACCGGGCCACCGCATGGTGCGGACCTCTGCCCGCGACATTCACGTGCACATCGTGGAAGCCGGGGATCCGGCCGCCGACGACTACCTGCTCCTCCGCGATCACCTCCGCGCTCACCCCGATGACCGCGCGCTGTACGAGCGCACGAAACGGTCCTTGATCGCCGAGGACTGGGTGGACATGAACGCCTATGCCGAGGCCAAGACCGAGGTGATCGCCGCGATCAAGGCACGCGCCCGGAGACTCGCCTGA
- a CDS encoding DUF2231 domain-containing protein — protein sequence MEINGMPLHALVIHGAVVLGPLAALLALVYVVPRARQWARGPMVATAVVAAGFVVAAYLSGSDLLDANPALRQLPAVASHEDRAAYALTATLVLAVLAVAAGLLHRRPGAVGLVVRVLLALAAVATLVAVIATGDAGARAVWGGR from the coding sequence ATGGAGATCAACGGAATGCCGCTGCACGCGCTGGTCATCCACGGGGCGGTCGTGCTCGGCCCGCTGGCTGCCCTGCTGGCCCTCGTGTACGTCGTCCCGCGCGCCCGGCAGTGGGCGCGCGGGCCGATGGTCGCCACGGCCGTGGTGGCGGCCGGGTTCGTGGTCGCGGCCTACCTCTCCGGCAGCGACCTGCTGGACGCGAACCCCGCGCTGCGCCAGCTCCCTGCGGTCGCGAGCCACGAGGACCGGGCGGCGTACGCGCTGACGGCGACGCTGGTGCTGGCGGTCCTGGCCGTGGCGGCGGGGCTGCTGCACCGCCGTCCCGGCGCCGTGGGTCTCGTCGTGCGGGTGCTGCTGGCGCTGGCGGCGGTCGCCACGCTGGTGGCCGTCATCGCGACCGGGGACGCCGGCGCCCGGGCGGTGTGGGGCGGGCGCTGA
- a CDS encoding RNA-binding S4 domain-containing protein — MPTPEPFDVPVRDTIRLGQFLKLANLVESGAEAKAPLAEGRVLVNGEVETRRGRQLVRGDVVVLGPQAARVADESATDDLPW, encoded by the coding sequence ATGCCCACTCCCGAGCCCTTCGACGTCCCGGTCCGCGACACCATCCGGCTGGGGCAGTTCCTCAAGCTGGCCAACCTGGTCGAGAGCGGTGCGGAGGCGAAGGCGCCGCTCGCCGAGGGGCGGGTGCTGGTCAACGGCGAGGTGGAGACGCGACGGGGCCGCCAGCTCGTCCGGGGCGACGTGGTGGTCCTCGGGCCGCAGGCCGCCCGGGTCGCCGATGAGTCGGCGACCGACGACCTGCCCTGGTGA
- the hisN gene encoding histidinol-phosphatase — MATDFTDDLRLAHVLADDADSLTTARFKALDLHVMSKPDLTPVTDADQAVEEGIRRTLSRVRSRDAITGEEQGSSGTSARRWIVDPIDGTKNFVRGVPVWATLISLVVDDEVVVGVVSAPQLQRRWWASKGGGAWTGRSLLKATQCHVSDVRRLEDASLSYSSLSGWEERGRLDDFLSLMRRCWRTRAYGDFWSYMLLAEGAVDIAAEPELEVYDMAALDVIVREAGGRFTSLDGNDGPWGGNAVATNAHLHDAALAFLASMPHDESDPDSRSHGHGSVSDLRAHRLRVADESSD, encoded by the coding sequence GTGGCCACCGACTTCACCGACGACCTGCGCCTCGCGCACGTCCTCGCCGACGACGCCGACTCCCTGACGACGGCGCGGTTCAAGGCACTGGACCTGCACGTCATGAGCAAGCCCGATCTCACCCCTGTCACCGACGCCGACCAGGCCGTCGAGGAGGGCATCCGCCGCACCCTGTCCCGGGTCCGCTCCCGCGACGCGATCACCGGCGAGGAGCAGGGCTCGAGCGGCACCAGCGCCCGGCGCTGGATCGTCGACCCGATCGACGGCACCAAGAACTTCGTGCGCGGTGTGCCGGTCTGGGCCACGCTCATCTCGCTGGTCGTCGACGACGAGGTCGTCGTCGGGGTGGTCTCCGCGCCGCAGCTGCAGCGGCGCTGGTGGGCGAGCAAGGGCGGCGGCGCGTGGACCGGGCGGTCCCTGCTGAAGGCCACCCAGTGCCACGTCTCCGACGTGCGCCGCCTCGAGGACGCCTCGCTGTCCTACTCCAGCCTGTCGGGCTGGGAGGAGCGCGGTCGCCTCGACGACTTCCTCTCGCTGATGCGGCGCTGCTGGCGCACCCGTGCGTACGGCGACTTCTGGTCCTACATGCTGCTCGCCGAGGGCGCGGTGGACATCGCGGCGGAGCCCGAGCTGGAGGTCTACGACATGGCCGCGCTCGACGTGATCGTGCGCGAGGCGGGCGGCCGGTTCACCTCGCTGGACGGCAACGACGGCCCGTGGGGCGGCAACGCGGTGGCCACCAACGCCCACCTTCACGACGCGGCGCTGGCGTTCCTGGCCTCGATGCCCCACGACGAGTCCGACCCCGACTCCCGCTCGCACGGCCACGGCTCGGTCTCCGACCTGCGCGCCCACCGGCTGCGCGTGGCCGACGAGTCCTCGGACTAG
- the lepB gene encoding signal peptidase I, whose translation MDVHKDDERREASDTEAEAAAPVHHRRLSVWQESLILLAAALVLSFIVKTFFVQAFYIPSGSMEPGMEVDDRILVQKVSYWGDDGPQRGDAVVFEDPGGWLAGAASEEPGGAVAEVLSKIGLYPTGGHLVKRVIGVEGDVIRCCDEQGRLLINGVPLDSDSFTRNEEECDGPMPTQDCSWTAGPVPPGHVFVMGDHRDASADSSVHMCRGDRVETDCVSGEEFVPVDLVVGKVFSRVWPADRISLLERPSAFEDLAEALGEK comes from the coding sequence GTGGACGTGCACAAGGACGATGAGCGGCGCGAAGCATCCGACACGGAGGCTGAGGCCGCGGCTCCGGTGCACCACCGCCGGCTCTCGGTCTGGCAGGAGTCGCTGATCCTGCTCGCGGCGGCGCTGGTGCTGTCCTTCATCGTCAAGACCTTCTTCGTGCAGGCCTTCTACATCCCCTCGGGGTCGATGGAGCCCGGGATGGAGGTGGACGACCGGATCCTGGTGCAGAAGGTGTCCTACTGGGGCGACGACGGCCCGCAGCGCGGCGACGCGGTGGTCTTCGAGGACCCGGGCGGCTGGCTCGCCGGCGCCGCCAGCGAGGAGCCGGGCGGCGCGGTCGCCGAGGTGCTGAGCAAGATCGGGCTGTACCCGACCGGCGGTCACCTGGTGAAGCGCGTGATCGGCGTCGAGGGTGACGTGATCCGCTGCTGCGACGAGCAGGGCCGGCTGCTGATCAACGGCGTGCCTCTGGACAGCGACTCCTTCACCCGCAACGAGGAGGAGTGCGACGGGCCGATGCCCACCCAGGACTGCTCCTGGACCGCCGGTCCGGTGCCGCCGGGGCACGTCTTCGTGATGGGCGACCACCGCGACGCCTCGGCCGACTCCAGCGTGCACATGTGCCGCGGCGACCGGGTCGAGACCGACTGTGTGTCCGGCGAGGAGTTCGTGCCGGTCGACCTGGTCGTCGGCAAGGTCTTCTCGCGGGTCTGGCCGGCCGACCGGATCAGTCTCCTGGAGCGTCCCAGCGCGTTCGAGGACCTGGCCGAGGCACTCGGCGAGAAGTGA
- the aroA gene encoding 3-phosphoshikimate 1-carboxyvinyltransferase, producing the protein MTSLPDPWPAPRAHAPVDAVVSLPGSKSLTNRALVLAALSDGPSVVRRPLHSRDSALMVAALRALGVGLDATGEDAQDWRVTPAPLTRDAAVDCGLAGTVMRFVPPVAALSTGTVAFDGDAHMRNRPVGEVLSALRALGVDVEGDALPFTVRGAGSVRGGRVVVDASSSSQFVSALLLAGARFDDGVEVVHDGKPVPSLPHIDMTVAVLRQHGVDVDDSQADTWRVSPGPIRAVDHLIEPDLSNAAPFLALAAVSGGTVTVRDWPRATTQAGDALREILTAMGCEVALDDTGLRVTGPAELRGVDLDLHDVGELAPAVAALCALATTPSHLRGIAHIRHHETDRLAALATELGRLGADVDEREDGLSFRPAPLHGGVFHTYADHRMAHAGVIVGAAVDGVLVEDVATTAKTFPDFAGFWSGLFA; encoded by the coding sequence GTGACGAGCCTGCCCGATCCCTGGCCCGCGCCCCGCGCGCACGCACCCGTCGACGCCGTGGTCTCGTTGCCGGGCAGCAAGTCGCTGACCAACCGTGCGCTCGTGCTCGCCGCGCTCTCCGACGGGCCCTCCGTCGTACGCCGACCGCTGCACTCGCGGGACTCGGCGCTGATGGTCGCGGCGCTGCGCGCGCTCGGCGTGGGCCTCGACGCCACGGGCGAGGACGCTCAGGACTGGCGGGTGACCCCGGCTCCGCTGACCCGCGACGCCGCCGTCGACTGCGGCCTGGCCGGCACCGTGATGCGGTTCGTGCCGCCGGTCGCCGCGCTGTCCACGGGCACCGTCGCCTTCGACGGCGACGCCCACATGCGCAACCGCCCGGTGGGTGAGGTGCTCAGCGCCCTCCGCGCACTCGGCGTGGACGTCGAGGGCGACGCGCTGCCGTTCACCGTGCGCGGGGCCGGGTCGGTCCGCGGCGGACGGGTCGTGGTCGATGCGTCCTCCTCCTCCCAGTTCGTCTCCGCTCTGCTGCTGGCCGGCGCCCGCTTCGACGACGGCGTCGAGGTCGTCCACGACGGCAAGCCGGTGCCCTCGCTGCCGCACATCGACATGACCGTCGCGGTGCTGCGCCAGCACGGCGTGGACGTCGATGACTCCCAGGCCGACACCTGGCGGGTATCCCCCGGCCCGATCCGCGCCGTGGACCACCTGATCGAGCCCGACCTGTCCAACGCCGCGCCGTTCCTCGCCCTCGCCGCCGTCTCCGGCGGCACCGTGACCGTGCGCGACTGGCCCCGCGCCACCACCCAGGCCGGGGACGCGCTGCGCGAGATCCTCACCGCGATGGGCTGCGAGGTGGCTCTCGACGACACCGGGCTGCGGGTCACCGGGCCCGCCGAGCTTCGCGGGGTCGACCTGGACCTGCACGACGTCGGTGAGCTGGCCCCGGCGGTGGCCGCGCTCTGCGCCCTGGCCACCACCCCCTCGCACCTGCGCGGCATCGCGCACATCCGTCACCACGAGACCGACCGGCTCGCCGCGCTCGCCACCGAGCTCGGCCGGCTCGGCGCCGACGTGGACGAGCGCGAGGACGGGCTCTCCTTCCGTCCGGCTCCGCTGCACGGCGGGGTGTTCCACACCTACGCCGACCACCGGATGGCCCACGCGGGCGTCATCGTGGGCGCCGCCGTGGACGGCGTGCTCGTCGAGGACGTCGCGACCACCGCCAAGACCTTCCCCGACTTCGCCGGCTTCTGGTCCGGCCTGTTCGCCTGA
- a CDS encoding alpha/beta family hydrolase produces the protein MSAEQTLQTAYGPARLVTDAAAGTPTAVLLMSHGAGNGIESRDLEALAAALPPQGVTVVRLEQPWRVAGRKIATAPPTLDVALMAAVAALPPRDGVPLVLGGRSAGARSAARCASRAGAAGCLALSFPLHPPGRPERSRLAELEGTGVPTLVVQGERDAMGRPDEFPEGIGGVDLAVVPGADHGLKVGARGPLSQESALEVVVESVLEWVVRDICGSRDGTGA, from the coding sequence ATGAGTGCCGAGCAGACGCTGCAGACCGCCTACGGCCCCGCCCGCCTGGTGACCGACGCGGCCGCCGGCACCCCCACCGCGGTGCTGCTGATGAGCCACGGTGCCGGCAACGGCATCGAGAGCCGGGACCTGGAGGCGCTCGCCGCGGCGCTGCCCCCGCAGGGGGTGACGGTGGTGCGACTCGAGCAGCCCTGGCGCGTCGCCGGTCGCAAGATCGCCACGGCGCCGCCGACGCTCGATGTCGCGCTGATGGCCGCGGTCGCGGCGCTGCCGCCACGCGACGGCGTACCGCTCGTGCTGGGCGGGCGCTCCGCCGGTGCCCGATCGGCAGCGCGCTGCGCCTCGCGGGCCGGCGCCGCCGGATGCCTGGCGCTGTCGTTCCCGCTGCACCCGCCCGGCCGCCCCGAGCGCTCGCGCCTCGCCGAGCTCGAGGGCACCGGCGTCCCCACGCTCGTCGTCCAGGGCGAACGCGACGCCATGGGCCGCCCCGACGAGTTCCCCGAGGGCATCGGCGGCGTCGACCTCGCGGTCGTGCCCGGCGCCGACCACGGCCTCAAGGTCGGCGCCCGCGGCCCGCTGTCGCAGGAGAGTGCCCTCGAGGTGGTCGTCGAGTCCGTGCTCGAGTGGGTGGTCCGTGACATCTGCGGGTCCCGGGACGGCACGGGGGCCTGA
- the rsgA gene encoding ribosome small subunit-dependent GTPase A: MATGRYSTHDIEHYDRPRRHTRPRTKDRPSYDDAVRGVVVTVDRGRFTLLVDGRTVTAMKARPLGRKGVVVGDRVRVVGDVSGADGALARIVEVEERLTTLRRTADDDDPVERIIVANAEQMVIVTALADPEPQPRLLDRALVAAFDAGMQPLLCLTKADLADPAPLLSTYSSLGVPWVVTQRGGDLDELRTRLAGRTSVMLGSSGVGKSTLVNALVPDAHRDVGHVNAVTGRGRHTSTSAYMLSLPGGDGWIIDTPGIRSFGLAHVEPEHLIEAFPDLDEMTEECPRGCTHGDAEPECGLDEALAAGTVDPERVASFRRLLAARSESAY, encoded by the coding sequence ATGGCCACCGGTCGCTACTCCACCCACGACATCGAGCACTACGACCGACCGCGGCGGCACACCCGTCCGCGCACCAAGGACCGACCGTCGTACGACGACGCGGTGCGCGGCGTGGTCGTGACAGTGGACCGCGGACGCTTCACGCTGCTGGTGGACGGTCGCACGGTGACCGCCATGAAGGCCCGGCCGCTGGGTCGCAAGGGCGTCGTGGTCGGCGACCGGGTCCGTGTCGTCGGCGACGTCTCGGGGGCCGACGGGGCGCTGGCCCGCATCGTGGAGGTCGAGGAGCGGCTGACCACGCTGCGGCGTACCGCCGACGACGACGACCCCGTCGAGCGGATCATCGTGGCCAACGCCGAGCAGATGGTGATCGTGACCGCGCTCGCCGACCCCGAGCCGCAGCCGCGTCTGCTCGACCGCGCCCTGGTGGCGGCGTTCGACGCGGGCATGCAGCCGCTGCTGTGCCTCACCAAGGCCGACCTCGCCGACCCGGCGCCGCTGCTCTCGACGTACAGCTCGCTGGGCGTGCCGTGGGTGGTCACCCAGCGCGGCGGCGACCTCGACGAGCTGCGCACGCGGCTGGCGGGCCGCACCAGCGTGATGCTGGGCTCGAGCGGCGTCGGCAAGTCCACGCTGGTCAATGCCCTGGTCCCCGACGCCCACCGCGACGTCGGCCACGTCAACGCCGTGACCGGGCGCGGGCGCCACACCTCGACCTCGGCCTACATGCTCTCGCTGCCCGGCGGCGACGGCTGGATCATCGACACCCCCGGCATCCGCTCCTTCGGCCTGGCCCACGTCGAGCCGGAGCACCTGATCGAGGCCTTCCCGGACCTCGACGAGATGACCGAGGAGTGCCCGCGCGGCTGCACCCACGGCGACGCGGAGCCCGAGTGCGGGCTCGACGAGGCACTGGCCGCCGGCACCGTCGACCCCGAGCGGGTCGCGTCGTTCCGCCGACTGCTCGCGGCGCGCAGCGAATCGGCCTACTGA
- a CDS encoding DoxX family protein encodes MTVSRLIARPMLASVFVVGSAHALRNAETLAPKVQAVADKIGPALRSVGVPAPSDPATLVRINAGTQIAAGLMLATGRAPRLSAGVLAATLVPATIAGHPFWKESDPAARRREMTGFLQNTTVLGGLLIAAGDTEGKPGLAWRARRVAKDARREGRHLAATARREAALAKAKVS; translated from the coding sequence ATGACCGTCAGCAGACTGATCGCCCGCCCGATGCTCGCCTCCGTGTTCGTGGTCGGCTCGGCCCACGCGCTGCGCAACGCCGAGACCCTCGCGCCCAAGGTCCAGGCGGTGGCCGACAAGATCGGTCCCGCGCTGCGCAGCGTCGGGGTCCCGGCGCCCTCCGACCCCGCCACCCTGGTCCGGATCAACGCCGGCACCCAGATCGCCGCCGGCCTGATGCTGGCGACCGGCCGGGCCCCGAGGCTCTCGGCCGGGGTGCTGGCGGCGACCCTGGTGCCGGCGACCATCGCCGGGCACCCGTTCTGGAAGGAGTCCGACCCGGCCGCCCGCAGGCGGGAGATGACCGGCTTCCTGCAGAACACCACCGTCCTCGGCGGGCTGCTGATCGCCGCCGGTGACACCGAGGGCAAGCCCGGCCTGGCCTGGCGTGCCCGCCGCGTCGCCAAGGACGCACGCCGCGAGGGCCGCCACCTCGCCGCCACCGCGCGCCGCGAGGCCGCGCTCGCCAAGGCCAAGGTGTCCTGA
- a CDS encoding HNH endonuclease signature motif containing protein, with product MADSELPECDTPAAVLAFAQARRAAAQRAEIDVLEAALVWAAMHPEESVADAAPTAGLVFGELAVPLAGEGAPLVAEFAPIEFGAAIGMSTDSARSLVGDALELAHRLKRTWKLVRAGRVPLWKARRLAQLTTTLPLDGAEFVDRQLAALVGKISWAGIERLVDQARVMFDPEGAEKQRREAADGRRFDVHTDEATHDGTVHVEGVLDLADAIDLDTAIRQGAEELAALGSTESLDVRRSMAAGELARRQLAFDLRAEAGDGAASVVKPRQVVIHVHLSHAAISRDESGIAHVEETRSIVSTEQVRDWCSGDAQVVIKPVIDLETHHHTDAYAVPDRLADQTRLAQPVCAFPWCERPARRCDTDHVTAHGDSGPTCSCNLAPLCRRHHRAKTHTGWAYDKTDAATYLWRSPHGLHLMKDRGSTQLVTAHPPDE from the coding sequence ATGGCCGACTCCGAGCTCCCCGAGTGCGACACCCCAGCCGCGGTGCTGGCGTTCGCTCAAGCCCGCCGGGCCGCTGCCCAGCGGGCGGAGATCGACGTCTTGGAGGCCGCTCTGGTGTGGGCCGCGATGCACCCCGAGGAGTCGGTCGCCGATGCGGCGCCGACGGCCGGGCTGGTGTTCGGCGAGCTCGCGGTGCCGCTGGCCGGTGAGGGGGCGCCGCTGGTGGCGGAGTTCGCGCCGATCGAGTTCGGCGCAGCGATTGGCATGTCCACCGACTCCGCGCGGTCCTTGGTGGGTGACGCGTTGGAGCTGGCGCACCGGTTGAAGCGGACCTGGAAGCTGGTCCGCGCCGGCAGGGTCCCACTCTGGAAGGCGCGGCGGCTCGCGCAGCTGACCACCACCCTGCCGTTGGACGGTGCGGAGTTCGTGGACCGTCAGCTGGCCGCCTTGGTCGGGAAGATCAGCTGGGCCGGGATCGAGCGGCTCGTTGACCAGGCCCGCGTGATGTTTGACCCTGAGGGTGCGGAGAAGCAACGCCGCGAGGCCGCCGACGGTCGCCGCTTCGACGTCCACACCGACGAGGCCACCCACGACGGCACCGTGCACGTCGAAGGCGTCCTCGACCTCGCCGACGCGATCGACCTGGACACCGCGATCCGTCAGGGAGCTGAGGAGCTCGCCGCCCTCGGATCCACCGAGTCATTGGACGTGCGTCGCTCCATGGCCGCCGGCGAGCTCGCGCGACGCCAGCTCGCTTTCGACCTCCGGGCGGAGGCCGGCGACGGCGCCGCATCGGTGGTCAAGCCCCGCCAGGTCGTCATCCACGTGCACCTCTCGCACGCAGCGATCTCCCGCGACGAGTCCGGCATCGCACACGTGGAAGAGACCCGATCCATCGTGTCGACCGAGCAGGTCCGCGACTGGTGCAGCGGCGACGCCCAGGTGGTCATCAAGCCGGTGATCGACCTTGAGACCCACCACCACACCGACGCCTACGCCGTCCCCGACCGGCTCGCCGACCAGACCCGTCTGGCCCAGCCGGTCTGTGCCTTCCCGTGGTGTGAGCGCCCCGCGCGGCGCTGCGACACCGACCACGTCACCGCCCACGGTGACAGCGGGCCTACGTGCAGCTGCAACCTCGCCCCCCTCTGCCGACGCCACCATCGCGCCAAGACCCACACCGGCTGGGCCTACGACAAGACCGACGCCGCGACGTACCTCTGGCGCTCACCCCACGGGCTGCACTTGATGAAGGACCGCGGCAGTACCCAGCTCGTCACCGCGCACCCGCCGGACGAGTAG